Below is a genomic region from Paludicola sp. MB14-C6.
TTGTGATGCTTTTTACTTGTTGCCATTTTGTTGCGCCATCTATAACAGCCGCTTCATAATAAGTACCATCAATACCAGTAATGGAAGCAAGATATACTACCATTCCGTAACCGGTACCCTTCCATAGACGCATAATGGTTAAAATGTACGGCCAGTATTTCGTTGATTCTTCGGAAGAATAAAAGCTAATTTGTTCACCAGTCATAGATAAAATTAGGTTTGGAATCATACCTTTTTGAGTATCAAGGAAAGCAACTAGGAAGTAACTAGCAACAACCCAAGACATAAAGTGAGGCAAAAACATTGCAGTTTGACAAACTTTAGCATACTTTTGGCTATATAAGTTTGTAATCATAATTGCAAGAGTTACCGGAATAATAATACCTAAAATAATAAAAAATACATTATATAAAATTGTATTTCTTAACATAATAAAGGTATCTTTTGTTTTGAATAAATACTCAAAGTTTTTAAATCCAGACCATTCACTTTGAAACAAACTTACAAGAAATCCCTTTCCCGCTTGAATTCGATATGTTTTAAAAGCGATAATAACACCTATCATAGGCAAAAAAGAAAATAGCGCATACCAAATTACTGTTGGCAGCGATAATAAAATTAGCTCAAAATCATCAAAAGTAAACTTTTTTGATTTGATTTTTTCAGCTTTAACTTTCGCCATGTCTTCACTCCTGTTCATATTTTTTTACGCAAACGACGATTCCCCACTATAACATATCAATGTAACTCACAATATTTGTAACATATGTACTGATTATGCCTTAATAATCAAGTCGCTTTCGTAACGTATGTATATATATTACTATATACATTATTTTTTTGCAATAGTTTTTTCACAAAAATACTAAAAAAATGTGAAGGAGTCTATGTATATTTACTAAACACCCCAAAAATAAGCTGTTAGATGTGTATATAATGCAATAATATATTAATAACTATATACATAAATTATAAACTATTGTATGATTTCACCAATAAATTATTATATATGCCAAGCATTTTATGGGAAAGTATTCACGAAATCACACTATATGTAATATATTTACAATTATATCATATGATATTAGCTTGTCAATACAATTTTCAAATATAAGTATACAATTTAACAGCAATATGATATACTACACTCATAATTTATAGATATTCAATTTATCTATATTACTATAAACAAAAGCGAGGTTTTTTTATGCTCAATAACGCACAAATAGAACGTATGCTTGCCAAGTTAAAACAACTTGAGTTAACATTGGAACCATACGTTTTCACAAAAAGAGATACTTTGAATCTTAAAAAGTATGAAACAAAAGACCATTTATATTCCGTTCCAAGTGATGATTCTTTGTTTACAGAAGTAACAAAAGGTGATGTTTGGGGCGCTGAACGCCATTATTGTTGGTTTAAAGGCTCATATACCGTTCCAGCTGAGCTAGCAGGTGTTCCATTATACGCTTATCCACATATCGGAAGTTATGAAACAATGCTTTGGGTTGATGGCGTTCCGTTTGGTGAATTTGCTTATAAAATTGCTCCAACAGGTCACGGCAACCATTACTGCGATATGGTTAGATTAGAGCCAAAAGCTGGCGAAACCATTGAATTGGGCTTTGAAGCATATGCCGGACATTTTGTAATTGGTTGTTATCCATTTGAGGTTGCAGAACCAAGAACTTTTCAATATACATTCGAAAGCATTGATATTTGTACCAAAAATCAAGATATTGCTGATTTTATCTTTGACCTAAAAGCATTAAATCAACTTGCTTCTACAATGGACAAGTATAGCTTCCGTCGTGGTGATGTTATAAACTGCTTAGCTAAAGTCCATGAAACCGTTTACTATTCCCCTGAACATACTGATGAAGCAATTTGGAGAGAAGCTTTAAAGGAAGCAAGAGCAATTATGGCTCCTTGTCTTGCAGTTAAAAATTCAGAATCTGCTCCTAGCGTTGGTATCATCGGTCACTCACATATGGACACTGCATGGCTTTGGGATATTGCGGAAACAATTAAGAAATGTGCTAGAACTTACTCCAATCAGTTAAACTTAATGGAACAATATCCTGAATATCGTTTTATCCAAAGTAGTGCTTACCACCTGGAAATGATGCGTCGCCATTATCCTGAACTATTCAAAAAGATTCAAGCTGCAGTAAAAACTGGCCGTTATGAGCCAAATGGTGCGGTTTGGGTAGAATGCGATTGTAATATCACTTCAGGTGAATCTATGATTCGTCAATTCCTATGGGGACAAAAATATACGCAAAAATACTTTGATTTCACATCTGACTGCTTCTGGTTACCAGATACTTTCGGCTACAGTGCTGCTATTCCACAAATCATGAAGGGCTGTAACGTAGATTACTTCTTAACTACAAAATTATCTTGGAATGATACTACTACTTTCCCTTATGAAACATTTAAATGGGAAGGTATTGATGGAACTGAAGTATTCTGTCATTTTAATACAACCCACAACTGGCCTGAGCCTGAAACTTTAATCCAACGTACAGAGGGACGTGGCGCTGTAAACTCACTTCAACAAAAAACAGTTTCCGATAAACGTTTGGTATCTTATGGCTTTGGTGACGGTGGCGGAGGACCTCAATTCGAAATGATCGAAATGTCTCGTCGCTGCAAAGATTTAGATGGATGTCCTAAAGCAGAACACATGAGTGTATCTCACTTTATGAAAGACTTAGAGGCTACTGCTGTTAATCCAAACACTTATGCAGGTGAACTATACCTAGAGTTACACCGTGGTACTCTAACAAACCAACACCAAATTAAGTATAACAACAGGAAAGCAGAAATTGCAATCCACAATGCGGAAATCCTAACTGTTGCGAATGCAGTAAAAGAAGGGAAAGTGGCATCTGACGAAAAAATCAGACCACAATTGGAAACTTTGCTTGTCAACCAATTCCATGACATTCTTCCTGGTACTTGTATTCAAACAGCACATGAACAATCTCACAAAGAAACAACTGCTGTAATTGCAAATGCTAATGCAATTATTAGTGAAAATACAGCAAACAATGGTGATGCAAAGAAAGTCAGCGTTATCAATACTTTGAGCTTTGATGTAAACGATGTGATCTATTTAGACGATAACGGTTGCATTGATGCAGATGATACCGTATGTCAACAACACATTCGTGACTTGGATGATAACAAAAAAGTTGCAGTTGTAGGTATAAAACTACCTGCATTGTCTTCTACTGTATTACAATATGGTGATAAATGCGCTTGTAGCAACACAAACTTCACTTACGAAGGTAACAAGGTAACCACTCCATTTGCTACAATTACATTTAACGAAAAAGGATACATTGCTTCTTATATCGATAAAGCTAACGGACGTGAATTAGTTGGAAACAGTTATGCATTCAATACTTTCTTAATGGCTGAAGATGTGCCAAGTGCTTGGGATAACTGGGACTTTGACGCTGATTGTCAAGTGAAGTTTAAGGATTCTGCAGAGTTGTTAAGCGAAGAAGTAATTTCTAATGGTGCTGCACAACTTCGTATTAGAAGAACCTATAAGCTTACCGAACTATCTTCTATTAAGCAAGATATGATTTTCAATGTGCATACTCCACGTATTGACTTTGAAACAGAAATTACATGGCACGATAAACGCCGTTTCTTAAAAACTGCATTCGATACTACCATTCTATCTCGTCAAGCTCGCCATGAAATTCAATTTGGTTATGTAAACAAACCAACAACAAGAAACACTGAAACCGAACAAGCTATGTTTGAAGTTGTAAATCATAAATACACTGATTTATCAGAAACAAAATATGGTTGTGCAATCTTAAACGATTGTAAATACGGTATTTCTGTTGAAGGCGGAAACATGAGATTATCACTTCATAAGGGTGGTATCCGTCCTGACCCTAGAGGTGATGCAGGTGTTCATAAAGTAACTTATAGCTTTTTACCACATAACGAAGCATTTGGCGCAGATAGCGTTATTAAACCTGCTTATATGGCAAACTACAAACCAATCATCGTGAGCGGTGAATACAATATGCCAAAACTCGTTGGTGTAGATGCAGCAAATATCATTATAGAAACAATCAAACCTTGTGAAGAAAATGAACGTGCATTTATCGTGCGTCTATATGAAGCAGAAGGAACTTATACAAAAGCTGATCTATCTATTGATATTCCTGCAGCGAAAGTTGAAGAAACCAATATGCTTGAAGAAGTAAAAGCCGAGCTTGCTTGTCAAGATGGTGTTGCTTTAGCATTCAAGCCTTTTGAAATCAAAACAATTAAAATAAGCTACTAAGCGAATATACGAAAGCTCCCCAAAGAAAATTTCTTTGGGGAGCTTTTTTAATCTTCTTCATATTCTATTAGCTCTCCCGGTTGGCAATGAAGCGCTTTACATATTGCCCCTAAAGTGGAGAATCGAATTGCTTTTACTTTACCCGTTTTTAAATTGGATAAGTTTACGTTGGATATTCCAACGATATTTGCTAAATCGTTCAGCTGCATTTTTCGATCAGCTAACACACGATCTAATCGTATAATAATTGCCATTGTTTTTCCCTTCTTAAAGTGTTTCTTCGTGTTCTTTTTGTAACTCACAAACGTAATCAAAAATATAAGCAATTGCGAGAATCAAAAGCCCGATGAATATACTTACTAAATCAAAACTAAAATTGATAGAAAACTGTTTATCTAAAATATAGGATAACGCAAGAGACAATGTTGCCATATAAAAATTCTCACTTATCATTTGAATAATTGCGGTTTTCCTTAAATTCCTTACACTTTCAAGAGAAAATGGTGACTTACCAAATGCCATATTATAAAATGTATCTTTGGTTAATTTAATGATAATTGCCATTGGTAACATTCTTAAACACAAGTATACTATCATTGTTACTATTAAAACCGGTTTGGCTTGATTGGAAAATTGAGCAGTGGGATTAAGAATATCATAACCAATAGTCGGACTAAATCCAAATGAATAATTATTATTCCAAATACTCCAGCCATTTGATGCTTTACTCACCACAAATGCGTCTCCACTTGGAGTAATAATATTAAGAATCAAGTATACGAATAACGCTATTGCTAAAATTACATATAATATAAAAAACGCACCAATCACCGTATGCATCCACTTACAAGTAGATTGCATCTTAGCTAACTTCTTTTCCATAGGACCGCCTCCAATTCACTATATTATCCATTATTATACTCTGCTAGTTTATGAATTTCAACTATTATTTAATGATAATCATTAAATAATAGTTGAAATTCGTTAATATTTGCTAATATAGACTGTTGGAAGAAATCATTGATATCTCATAGCTATAAATCTTCTTTCTATCTCTTAATATGAGCTATCGCATTGACTTTACTTTTTGCAATGCATATAATTGTTTTTATAATATTCACATCATATCAAGAGAGGATAACACTTATTTAAGTGGGGATAAAGCTATGAAACTAGAAAAACCGATTGTAATTGCAATAAACAGAGAAGCAAAAGTTAAAATTGTTCGTAACAAATTTACCCGACCTGCCGACATCCTTAGTCACTATTTCAATCGTATCACGCAAGCTGAATTTGATATTGTGGAAACAACTTCCGTTTTACCATCCGTTATTTTTAAAACCAACCCTGAAATCAAACATGATGGCTTTTCCTATTATATTTTTGATAAAGATATCATGATTGAATCTGCATCTGAACAAGGATTTGTTTATGCGGTTTATGACTTTTTAGAGCGTATTGTTGGCTGTCGCTATTATACGAAAACAGAGGAATATGTTCCTTCCGATGTTAACCTTACTATATTTTTTGAAAAGTACGCATTTGAACCAATACTTCAATACAGAGAAGATTTCTATAAAGGGTTTGAAGATGAAATCTTCTGCGAAAAGCATAAAATGTCTCCTGCATCCAAACACAACGGATGGGGCTTTTGGTGTCATTCCTTTGAAACCTTAGTAAATCCGAAAGAGTACTTTAACGAGCATCCCGAATATTTTTCGCTGTATGAGGGGCAACGTGTTGGAACCAATGCACAGCTTTGCTTATCCAATCCCGATGTTTACCGCATATTAGTTGAAAATTTAAGAAAACATATGGAACAAAATCCTGATGCACTTTATTGGTCTGTTAGTCAAAATGACAATAACGCATATTGTCAATGTGAAGAATGCCGCAAAATGAATGAGTATGATGAAAGCCCAATGGGATCTGTATTACATTTTGTAAACAAAGTTGCTGCTGAATTCCCAGATAAAATTATCTCTACCTTAGCTTATTGGTATACAAGAACTCCGCCAAAACATACTCGTCCTGCTAATAATGTTCATATTATGCTATGTAATATTGAAGCAAACCGTGGCTTACCAATCGAAAAGGATACAAAATCAATTGACAGTAAAAATGAATTATTGGCATGGAAGAAAATTTGCAAGAATGTTTTCTTATGGGATTATTGTATTCAATTTCGGAATCTAGTAAGTCCATTCCCTAACCTTAGAGTTATTCCACAAAATATCCGTTTTTTTGTAGAAAACAATGTTCGTTCACTATTCAGCCAAGCAAATCGTGAATATGGCGGAGAGTTTTCTGAACTAAGGGGTTATCTGCTTGCTAAGATGATGTGGGATCCATATTGTGACGCTGAAGCTGTCATACAAGAATTCGTAGATGGTTATTATAAGCAAGCTGCTCCATATATCATAGACTATATCAATGCTATGCACGATGCTTTGGAGCAAAATGGCGGTGAACTAAGCATTTTCGGATCTCCTAGTGATTATGAAGAAACTTTCTTAACCCCAGAACTCTTTGAAACATACGAAAACTATTTTGACTGTGCAGAAAATGCTGTCAGCAATGATTTGGAAACTTTATTCCGGGTTAAAACTGTACGACTTCCACTTTACTATGCAGGAATTTGTTTAAAATACGGCTCTCGACAAAAACAATTAGATATGATTGCTGCATTTACAGCCCAAGCGAAGAAAACCGGTCTTATCATGGTAGAGGAATGGTCTATTACTGTAGAGAAATTTGTTACAAATGCCATTGCGAACTTAAGTGAATAAGCAAAATTAACTAGTCAGAATTATATTGAAGTATTCATTTTAAAGTCATATAAAAGTACAGGAGCAAACTTTCGTTTGCTCCTGTACTTTTTATTATTTTAATAAATTAAATTCATAGCCTTTTCCACGTAAATCATCTACGATATTTGCCATCATATCGGCATTATCTTTCGATACTGCATGTAGCAAATATACTGCACCCGAATGAGCCGCTCCTGTGACTCTTGGAAATGCTTTTTCTACTCCCATTTGATTATTGGTATCATAATCTAAATAAGCATAACTCCATAGAACTGTTTTATAACCTAGCTCTTTTGCAATTACCAAAGTTCGAGTCGACCATTCACCCATTGGTGGTCGAAATAATGTCATATGATAGTTATAATTTTCTACCATATAATTGTGCAGCTCGGTAATTTCTTTTGCCGCTTCATCGGAAGTCAATGTTGGCATAGATTTATGGCGCACACTATGGTTACCGACAACGTGCCCTTCATCAATCATTCGTTTGATTAAGTCGGCATTTGCTTTCACATATGGCATAGTTACAAAAAAGACAGCTTTACAATCTTTTTCTTTTAATGCATCCAGAATTTTTGCCGTATATCCATTTTCATAGCCCTCGTCAAATGTTAGATATATTTTCTTTTCGTCTTTGGGCATAATAAAAATACCACCATATTCCCCAAATTTCTTTTGCATTGGATCACAAGTAATAGGGCGATTATCTGCGTCGACTTGTTTACCTTGTCCCCAGCCTTTTTTGTTATTTTCATATTTCTCTAAGCCCGAAATATTAACGGTTCCTACATCAATCATATGAGCCACAGTGGGCTTTGCTTGATCGTCCGAAACAACAGATTCATCAGAAGATGGAGAGCTGGAGGGTGTACTGCTTGGCATACTGCTGGATGGATTACTCGAAGCTTGACTGGATGGCGTACTGCTAGAATCTTTATCTTTATTCTTTTTACAAGCACACAACGTAAAAATCATGGACACTACTATCAATATTGCAAGTATCTTTTTCATAGTTATAACCTTCTTTCTCTATCAGAGACCGAACCGATTCAGATTCCCCTCATCCATTCTAGTATGCCTAATAATCAGAAAAATTATAACGTGAATCTATTTAAGTATTTTTGCCATTGTATCTAACAGCTCACCTGTTAAATCATAAGAATGCTGCCAATGGAAAATTCCTGCGCAGCCTGTTTTGCTTACATAATCACATTTTGCAGCAACGGATTGTACATCATCATAAGAAATAAATCTGCTGCCATTGAATAAATATGGTGCTTGTGCTTGTTCATCATAATAACGAACAAAACCGTTTTTGTTAATATAGTTGTTTACCAATTCCGTATAATCAGGGCCATAATAACCAACAGGTCCACTTCCATCTGTTAATTGCAATAAACCCTTGTTTACGTTTTTCACGCCATACCATTCTCTTGAATAAAATGCTGCGCCGATACATAGTTTTTCCATTGGAACTCCTGCATTATGGAATATTCTCACCGCCGCATCACAACTTGTGCGGAAAATATCACCGTTGGTTGTATATAGATTTGTGTGGTGTCCTGTTAAGCCATGGAATCCACATCTTAAATCGTATGTCATTAAGAAAACGTAATCTAAATATTGTTGTACTTCTGCCATATTGGTAAAATCAACATAATATTGATCTCCACCAGCTGCAATTGTTAATAAATAATGTGTACCATCAATTGCATCTAACGCAGTACGAATTTCTTTCATTAACAAAGTAAAGTTTTCTCTGTCGGCTTCATCACATTTGATTGAGTTGCAGGGCGAAGTTGGAAACTCCCAATCATAATCAATACCATCCAGCTTATATTCCTCTACGATTCTTGCACATTCGCTTGCAATTTTCTTTCTGGTTGCTTCAGTTTTGGCGCCGTCACTAAATGCGTCTTTATGTCCCCCACCAATTGAAAGTGAAATTTTTAAATTTGGATTATATCCTTTTAAAGTCTTTATTTCATCTAAAAGAGTTAATCCTTCTGTAGAAATTGTTTGGTCTAGTTGTAGTTTACCAAAAGCGATGTTCAGATGTGTATATTTTTTTGCATCTGCTTCGCTGATATGAATTTCGCCCTCTTGTAGTGCATATCCTAAAATTACTTTACTCATTTTTTACTCCTTTATGTTTTACTTCTAATATGAATTGTTTTCATTATTTTTATGACACAATTATAACACTTTCGACAATCAAAGTCTATGAAAATGGCGAGGATAAAAAACGATAAAAACGGAAGTGAAACGCTATATCAAAATAAACATTGAATGGATTATCCCATATACCTCTCCATAGGATAATCCTCTCCATTTTTACGCAAAAAACGGACACGCAATGTGTCCGTTTTGTTTATTCTAGTGTTCCTTTTTTTGAGAAGAATGTTTTATATCCAAGTGTTACAAACACCACAACCGTAAGAGCGGTACATCCTAAAATTGCGAGCATAATGCCAATTTGATATTTAATAGCGGTAATCGGAAATGTTCCAGATAAAATCTGACCTGTCATCATACCTGGTAAAGAAACGATACCCATTGTCAGCATATTATTCATCGTTGGCAAGATTGCGCTGTCAAACGCATCATTGACAATATCCCGAGTTGCAGCTGCGGGAGTTGCGCCAAGCATAAGTGAGTTTTCAATGAGTTCCCTTTTATCTCTCATACCGCTACATAGCTTGTTTGCTCCCAACGAAATACCCGTCATAGCATTTCCGATAATCATACCTGAAATTGGAATTATGTATTGCGGTTTAAACCACGGAGTTATTCGCAGTACTAAGAATAAGAAAATACCAACGGTAACAAGATAGCCAAACACCATAGAAAGTGCGACTAATTGCTTTAATGGTTTTGACATCTCGCTTTTCACTCGTTTATACACATTATAAATTGCAAAACTAATCATTATGGTTAGCATGATAATAGTAAGCCACCAACTTGGATTTTGAAATACATACATTAAAATATATCCCATTATCGTAAGTTGGATTGTCATTCTTGTTGTTGCAATTAAAATCAGCTTTTCACGCTTAATTCCTCTGGCTTTGAAAATAAAGAGCAAAACAAGCACAAACACATATGCTATAGCAAGATTAAAAATTGATAAATCCATAACGGTGTTATTCATGCTCACACACCCTTCCATTTGCAATCATAAACTGAGAATCAACATACATCGCCTGTACTTCGGGAGAATGTGTTACCATTATCAGCTGCTTATTGTTTTTCAACACAAACTCAGCTAAGTTGTTGATAATAAAATGTTCCGTTTCTTTATCTAATGCCGCAGATGGTTCGTCCAACAAGTAAACTTCCGTATCCATAAGCATGACTCTAGCTAAACAAAGCCGCTGCTTTTCTCCACCCGAAAGCGTACCACAACAATCATCCAGCGCTTTATCCAAACCAACTGCTTGCATTACCTTTACTAAATCTTCACGACTTACTTTTGGCTTTTCAGAGAACACACGCCCAATTTGCAAGTTATCTTGTATTGTTCCATCATAAATAACAGGAGTCTGCCCTAACATAACCACCCTTCGCCTTAATTGAACAGGATCCATATTATCAATTGAGTCACAATTGAATAAAATTGTTCCTTGGTCGGCTACATATAATCGATTTAAAAGCTTTAGCAAGGTTGTTTTTCCGCTTCCTGATGCTCCTGAAATACAAGTTATTGTTTGATCAATGGTTAAATTATCAATATCGAGTATATCTTTAAACTTTAAATTTCGTATTTGGAACAAAAAATCACTTCCTAACAAATTTACTTTCTTTATCATAGCATAATGATATATTAGATACAATGTATAAACCGATTGGAAAAAAATATAATAATAGTGAAATACCCCTTGCAAACTAGAAATAGATTTGATATACTAAATGATATATTCAAATTGATATATGAAAACAC
It encodes:
- a CDS encoding ABC transporter permease subunit, whose protein sequence is MAKVKAEKIKSKKFTFDDFELILLSLPTVIWYALFSFLPMIGVIIAFKTYRIQAGKGFLVSLFQSEWSGFKNFEYLFKTKDTFIMLRNTILYNVFFIILGIIIPVTLAIMITNLYSQKYAKVCQTAMFLPHFMSWVVASYFLVAFLDTQKGMIPNLILSMTGEQISFYSSEESTKYWPYILTIMRLWKGTGYGMVVYLASITGIDGTYYEAAVIDGATKWQQVKSITIPLLKPIIIILFIMDVGRIFSSDFGLFYQVPRNQGAIQDATLTIDVYVFNALKNLNNIGMSSAAAFFQSVCGCFMILIANSIVKKVDEESAFF
- a CDS encoding alpha-mannosidase, with the translated sequence MLNNAQIERMLAKLKQLELTLEPYVFTKRDTLNLKKYETKDHLYSVPSDDSLFTEVTKGDVWGAERHYCWFKGSYTVPAELAGVPLYAYPHIGSYETMLWVDGVPFGEFAYKIAPTGHGNHYCDMVRLEPKAGETIELGFEAYAGHFVIGCYPFEVAEPRTFQYTFESIDICTKNQDIADFIFDLKALNQLASTMDKYSFRRGDVINCLAKVHETVYYSPEHTDEAIWREALKEARAIMAPCLAVKNSESAPSVGIIGHSHMDTAWLWDIAETIKKCARTYSNQLNLMEQYPEYRFIQSSAYHLEMMRRHYPELFKKIQAAVKTGRYEPNGAVWVECDCNITSGESMIRQFLWGQKYTQKYFDFTSDCFWLPDTFGYSAAIPQIMKGCNVDYFLTTKLSWNDTTTFPYETFKWEGIDGTEVFCHFNTTHNWPEPETLIQRTEGRGAVNSLQQKTVSDKRLVSYGFGDGGGGPQFEMIEMSRRCKDLDGCPKAEHMSVSHFMKDLEATAVNPNTYAGELYLELHRGTLTNQHQIKYNNRKAEIAIHNAEILTVANAVKEGKVASDEKIRPQLETLLVNQFHDILPGTCIQTAHEQSHKETTAVIANANAIISENTANNGDAKKVSVINTLSFDVNDVIYLDDNGCIDADDTVCQQHIRDLDDNKKVAVVGIKLPALSSTVLQYGDKCACSNTNFTYEGNKVTTPFATITFNEKGYIASYIDKANGRELVGNSYAFNTFLMAEDVPSAWDNWDFDADCQVKFKDSAELLSEEVISNGAAQLRIRRTYKLTELSSIKQDMIFNVHTPRIDFETEITWHDKRRFLKTAFDTTILSRQARHEIQFGYVNKPTTRNTETEQAMFEVVNHKYTDLSETKYGCAILNDCKYGISVEGGNMRLSLHKGGIRPDPRGDAGVHKVTYSFLPHNEAFGADSVIKPAYMANYKPIIVSGEYNMPKLVGVDAANIIIETIKPCEENERAFIVRLYEAEGTYTKADLSIDIPAAKVEETNMLEEVKAELACQDGVALAFKPFEIKTIKISY
- a CDS encoding helix-turn-helix domain-containing protein is translated as MAIIIRLDRVLADRKMQLNDLANIVGISNVNLSNLKTGKVKAIRFSTLGAICKALHCQPGELIEYEED
- a CDS encoding DUF2975 domain-containing protein — its product is MEKKLAKMQSTCKWMHTVIGAFFILYVILAIALFVYLILNIITPSGDAFVVSKASNGWSIWNNNYSFGFSPTIGYDILNPTAQFSNQAKPVLIVTMIVYLCLRMLPMAIIIKLTKDTFYNMAFGKSPFSLESVRNLRKTAIIQMISENFYMATLSLALSYILDKQFSINFSFDLVSIFIGLLILAIAYIFDYVCELQKEHEETL
- a CDS encoding DUF4838 domain-containing protein, translated to MKLEKPIVIAINREAKVKIVRNKFTRPADILSHYFNRITQAEFDIVETTSVLPSVIFKTNPEIKHDGFSYYIFDKDIMIESASEQGFVYAVYDFLERIVGCRYYTKTEEYVPSDVNLTIFFEKYAFEPILQYREDFYKGFEDEIFCEKHKMSPASKHNGWGFWCHSFETLVNPKEYFNEHPEYFSLYEGQRVGTNAQLCLSNPDVYRILVENLRKHMEQNPDALYWSVSQNDNNAYCQCEECRKMNEYDESPMGSVLHFVNKVAAEFPDKIISTLAYWYTRTPPKHTRPANNVHIMLCNIEANRGLPIEKDTKSIDSKNELLAWKKICKNVFLWDYCIQFRNLVSPFPNLRVIPQNIRFFVENNVRSLFSQANREYGGEFSELRGYLLAKMMWDPYCDAEAVIQEFVDGYYKQAAPYIIDYINAMHDALEQNGGELSIFGSPSDYEETFLTPELFETYENYFDCAENAVSNDLETLFRVKTVRLPLYYAGICLKYGSRQKQLDMIAAFTAQAKKTGLIMVEEWSITVEKFVTNAIANLSE
- a CDS encoding polysaccharide deacetylase family protein: MKKILAILIVVSMIFTLCACKKNKDKDSSSTPSSQASSNPSSSMPSSTPSSSPSSDESVVSDDQAKPTVAHMIDVGTVNISGLEKYENNKKGWGQGKQVDADNRPITCDPMQKKFGEYGGIFIMPKDEKKIYLTFDEGYENGYTAKILDALKEKDCKAVFFVTMPYVKANADLIKRMIDEGHVVGNHSVRHKSMPTLTSDEAAKEITELHNYMVENYNYHMTLFRPPMGEWSTRTLVIAKELGYKTVLWSYAYLDYDTNNQMGVEKAFPRVTGAAHSGAVYLLHAVSKDNADMMANIVDDLRGKGYEFNLLK
- a CDS encoding glycoside hydrolase family 18 protein, with the protein product MSKVILGYALQEGEIHISEADAKKYTHLNIAFGKLQLDQTISTEGLTLLDEIKTLKGYNPNLKISLSIGGGHKDAFSDGAKTEATRKKIASECARIVEEYKLDGIDYDWEFPTSPCNSIKCDEADRENFTLLMKEIRTALDAIDGTHYLLTIAAGGDQYYVDFTNMAEVQQYLDYVFLMTYDLRCGFHGLTGHHTNLYTTNGDIFRTSCDAAVRIFHNAGVPMEKLCIGAAFYSREWYGVKNVNKGLLQLTDGSGPVGYYGPDYTELVNNYINKNGFVRYYDEQAQAPYLFNGSRFISYDDVQSVAAKCDYVSKTGCAGIFHWQHSYDLTGELLDTMAKILK
- a CDS encoding ABC transporter permease; protein product: MNNTVMDLSIFNLAIAYVFVLVLLFIFKARGIKREKLILIATTRMTIQLTIMGYILMYVFQNPSWWLTIIMLTIMISFAIYNVYKRVKSEMSKPLKQLVALSMVFGYLVTVGIFLFLVLRITPWFKPQYIIPISGMIIGNAMTGISLGANKLCSGMRDKRELIENSLMLGATPAAATRDIVNDAFDSAILPTMNNMLTMGIVSLPGMMTGQILSGTFPITAIKYQIGIMLAILGCTALTVVVFVTLGYKTFFSKKGTLE
- a CDS encoding ABC transporter ATP-binding protein, which translates into the protein MFQIRNLKFKDILDIDNLTIDQTITCISGASGSGKTTLLKLLNRLYVADQGTILFNCDSIDNMDPVQLRRRVVMLGQTPVIYDGTIQDNLQIGRVFSEKPKVSREDLVKVMQAVGLDKALDDCCGTLSGGEKQRLCLARVMLMDTEVYLLDEPSAALDKETEHFIINNLAEFVLKNNKQLIMVTHSPEVQAMYVDSQFMIANGRVCEHE